One Zingiber officinale cultivar Zhangliang unplaced genomic scaffold, Zo_v1.1 ctg77, whole genome shotgun sequence DNA segment encodes these proteins:
- the LOC122037758 gene encoding glucose-1-phosphate adenylyltransferase small subunit, chloroplastic/amyloplastic-like: protein MAFSIGVLFSSPNVLAVRSKPSPFAEDRTFLGGRNGRLSFSDSLSGAKLVRQRPVAATRREARTRSPLVVSPKAVTDSNNSQTCLFPDASRSVLGIILGGGAGTRLYPLTKKRAKPAVPLGANYRLIDIPVSNCLNSNISKIYVLTQFNSASLNRHLARAYGSTMGGYQNEGFVEVLAAQQSPENPNWFQGTADAVRQYLWLFEEHNVMEFLILAGDHLYRMDYEKFIQSHRESCADITVAALPMDEKRATAFGLMKIDEEGRIIEFAEKPKGEQLKAMQVDTTILGLDVERAKKMPFIASMGIYVISKDIMLKLLRDKFPSANDFGSEVIPGACNLGLRVQAYLYDGYWEDIGTIEAFYNANLGITKKPVPDFSFYDLSYPIYTQARYLPPSIMLDTDVTDSVIGEGCVIQKCKIHHSVIGLRSCISEGAVVEDTLLMGADYYETEADKILLAAKGSFPVGIGKNSHIRKAIIDKNVRMGENVKIINTENVQEASREAHGYFIKSGIVTIIKDALIPSGTTI, encoded by the exons ATGGCTTTCTCGATCGGCGTGTTGTTCTCTTCCCCCAACGTTCTCGCCGTTCGTTCCAAGCCCTCGCCTTTCGCAGAGGACCGCACCTTCCTCGGCGGCCGCAATGGCCGCCTTTCCTTCTCCGACAGTCTCTCTGGCGCGAAATTAGTCCGCCAGAGGCCGGTGGCTGCGACGAGAAGAGAGGCGAGGACGAGGAGCCCCTTGGTCGTCTCCCCCAAGGCTGTAACCGACTCGAATAACTCGCAGACCTGCCTCTTCCCCGACGCGAGCCGA AGTGTGTTGGGTATTATTTTAGGTGGTGGCGCAGGAACGCGGCTGTATCCACTGACAAAGAAGAGAGCTAAACCAGCAGTTCCTCTCGGTGCCAACTACAGGCTCATCGACATCCCCGTCAGCAACTGCTTGAACAGCAACATCTCCAAGATCTATGTTTTGACACAGTTCAATTCAGCTTCGCTAAATCGCCACCTCGCACGGGCTTATGGAAGCACCATGGGTGGTTACCAAAATGAAGGATTTGTCGAAGTTCTTGCTGCCCAACAAAGCCCCGAGAATCCCAACTGGTTTCAG GGTACTGCTGATGCTGTAAGGCAATACTTGTGGCTTTTTGAGGAGCATAACGTGATGGAATTCTTGATTCTTGCCGGGGATCATTTGTATCGTATGGACTATGAGAAATTCATTCAATCACATAGAGAATCATGCGCCGACATCACTGTGGCTGCACTGCCAATGGATGAAAAGCGTGCGACTGCCTTTGGCCTCATGAAGATCGATGAAGAAGGACGGATCATTGAGTTTGCGGAGAAGCCAAAAGGCGAGCAATTGAAGGCAATGCAG GTGGATACTACTATTTTGGGCCTCGATGTAGAAAGAGCAAAGAAGATGCCTTTTATTGCTAGCATGGGCATCTATGTTATCAGCAAAGACATAATGCTTAAGTTGCTTCGCGATAAGTTCCCTTCAGCAAATGACTTTGGTAGCGAAGTAATTCCTGGGGCTTGCAACCTTGGTTTGAGA GTACAAGCTTATCTATATGATGGTTACTGGGAAGATATTGGtaccatagaagcattttacaatGCTAACCTTGGGATAACAAAGAAGCCCGTTCCTGATTTCAG TTTTTATGACCTTTCATATCCAATATATACTCAAGCTCGATATTTGCCTCCATCTATAATGCTTGATACTGATGTCACCGATAGTGTTATTGGCGAGGGATGTGTGATTCAG AAATGCAAGATTCACCATTCTGTAATTGGCCTTCGATCTTGCATTTCGGAAGGTGCAGTGGTAGAAGATACTTTACTAATGGGAGCTGATTATTATGAG ACTGAAGCTGACAAGATTCTATTAGCCGCGAAAGGTAGCTTTCCAGTCGGAATTGGAAAAAATTCTCACATTAGAAAAGCCATCATTGATAAGAATGTTCGAATGGGAGAGAACGTTAAG ATCATTAATACTGAAAATGTGCAAGAAGCATCAAGGGAGGCCCATGGATACTTCATCAAAAGTGGCATTGTGACCATAATAAAAGATGCTTTAATCCCAAGTGGAACAACAATTTGA